One region of Vidua macroura isolate BioBank_ID:100142 chromosome 21, ASM2450914v1, whole genome shotgun sequence genomic DNA includes:
- the TUBB4B gene encoding tubulin beta-4B chain, which translates to MREIVHLQAGQCGNQIGAKFWEVISDEHGIDPTGTYHGDSDLQLERINVYYNEATGGKYVPRAVLVDLEPGTMDSVRSGPFGQIFRPDNFVFGQSGAGNNWAKGHYTEGAELVDSVLDVVRKEAESCDCLQGFQLTHSLGGGTGSGMGTLLISKIREEYPDRIMNTFSVVPSPKVSDTVVEPYNATLSVHQLVENTDETYCIDNEALYDICFRTLKLTTPTYGDLNHLVSATMSGVTTCLRFPGQLNADLRKLAVNMVPFPRLHFFMPGFAPLTSRGSQQYRALTVPELTQQMFDAKNMMAACDPRHGRYLTVAAVFRGRMSMKEVDEQMLNVQNKNSSYFVEWIPNNVKTAVCDIPPRGLKMSATFIGNSTAIQELFKRISEQFTAMFRRKAFLHWYTGEGMDEMEFTEAESNMNDLVSEYQQYQDATAEEEGEFEEEAEEEAE; encoded by the exons ATGAGGGAGATTGTGCACCTGCAGGCCGGGCAGTGCGGGAACCAGATCGGAGCCAAG TTCTGGGAGGTGATCAGCGACGAGCATGGTATCGACCCCACCGGCACCTACCACGGAGACAGCGACCTGCAGTTGGAGCGCATCAATGTCTACTACAACGAGGCCACAG GCGGCAAGTACGTGCCCCGCGCCGTGCTGGTGGACCTGGAGCCCGGCACCATGGACTCGGTGCGCTCCGGGCCTTTCGGGCAGATATTCAGGCCAGACAACTTCGTGTTCG GTCAGAGCGGAGCAGGAAACAACTGGGCAAAGGGCCATTATACGGAAGGTGCTGAATTAGTCGATTCTGTGCTAGATGTTGTAAGAAAGGAGGCAGAAAGCTGTGATTGTCTTCAGGGCTTTCAGCTTACTCACTCCCTGGGTGGTGGCACAGGCTCTGGCATGGGTACCCTTCTCATCAGCAAAATCCGTGAGGAGTACCCAGACCGAATTATGAATACTTTCAGTGTGGTGCCCTCCCCTAAAGTGTCAGATACTGTAGTAGAGCCCTACAACGCCACGCTGTCAGTGCACCAGCTGGTGGAGAATACGGACGAGACGTACTGTATCGATAACGAGGCGCTCTATGACATTTGCTTCAGAACACTGAAGTTAACGACCCCCACCTACGGTGATCTGAACCACCTCGTCTCGGCCACCATGAGCGGTGTCACCACCTGCCTGCGGTTCCCGGGCCAGCTCAACGCTGACCTGCGGAAGCTGGCGGTGAACATGGTTCCCTTCCCACGTCTGCACTTTTTCATGCCTGGTTTTGCCCCACTCACCAGCCGTGGGAGCCAGCAGTACCGGGCTCTAACCGTGCCAGAGCTCACCCAGCAGATGTTCGATGCCAAGAACATGATGGCGGCGTGTGACCCTCGTCACGGCCGCTATCTGACCGTGGCCGCTGTCTTTAGGGGCCGCATGTCCATGAAAGAGGTGGATGAGCAAATGCTAAACGTTCAGAACAAAAATAGCAGCTATTTTGTTGAATGGATCCCTAATAACGTTAAGACAGCAGTCTGTGACATTCCACCTCGCGGCCTCAAAATGTCTGCCACCTTCATTGGCAACAGCACGGCCATCCAGGAGCTGTTCAAACGCATTTCTGAGCAGTTCACTGCGATGTTCCGCAGAAAGGCCTTCCTGCACTGGTACACGGGCGAGGGCATGGACGAGATGGAGTTCACAGAGGCTGAGAGCAACATGAACGACCTGGTCTCTGAGTACCAGCAGTACCAGGATGCTACagctgaggaggagggagagtttgaggaggaggctgaggaggaaGCAGAATAA